The window AAGGAATTAATATTGTTAAATCTGAAAAAATTGTTGAACCAGAAGAGACAACTGAAGAAGACGATACAGTTTTAATCTTACCTGATTTCGACACAGAAGATAATGAGGATGCAATTCCGGCTGATTTTAACGCTGAAGATGAAGTTGATTTAGAAGAAAAATTCGATGACTTCGAATTTACATCGCAATTTAAAATTAATGATCCAGTTCGAATGTATTTAAAAGAAATTGGACGTGTTGAATTACTATCTAGTCAAGAAGAAATTAACTTCGCGAAAAAGATTGAACGTGGAGATATTTCAGCTGAAATTTTAGAACTACGTCGTCGTAATGAACCACTTCCAACTGAGTTATTAGAACGTATTGAATCATTAATCAAAGATGCTGGAGAAGCTAATGATGGAAATGAATTTTTAATTGGGATTACAGAATTAAGTGATGAAGAATCACGCCGCGTTATTCATGAAGGTGAGTATGCTAAAAAACGTCTAGTAGAAGCTAACTTACGTTTAGTTGTTAGTATTGCAAAACGTCACGTTGGACGCGGAATGTTATTCTTAGATTTAATTCAAGAAGGAAATATGGGACTTATTAAAGCGGTGGAAAAATTCGACTACCGTAAAGGATTTAAGTTTTCAACTTATGCAACGTGGTGGATTCGCCAAGCGATTACGCGTGCGATTGCAGACCAAGCGCGTACGATTCGTATCCCAGTTCATATGGTTGAAACGATTAACAAATTAGTTCGTATTCAACGCCAATTAGTTCAGGAATTAGGACGTGAACCATTACCTGAAGAAATTTCTGAAAAAATGGGAATCTCACCTGAAAAAGTACGTGAAATCTTAAAAATCTCTCAAGAGCCTGTTTCATTAGAATCACCAGTTGGAGAAGAAGACGATTCACATTTAGGAGATTTTATTCCAGATGCAGATGCTTTATCACCATCTGAATTTGCTTCAAATGAAATGCTTAAAAAAGAATTAGATGAT of the Turicibacter sp. TJ11 genome contains:
- the rpoD gene encoding RNA polymerase sigma factor RpoD encodes the protein MSNPVLDEKKILEINNQLIKLGKKRGYLTYDEINNNFEQVQLDPEMISSFLDLYDAEGINIVKSEKIVEPEETTEEDDTVLILPDFDTEDNEDAIPADFNAEDEVDLEEKFDDFEFTSQFKINDPVRMYLKEIGRVELLSSQEEINFAKKIERGDISAEILELRRRNEPLPTELLERIESLIKDAGEANDGNEFLIGITELSDEESRRVIHEGEYAKKRLVEANLRLVVSIAKRHVGRGMLFLDLIQEGNMGLIKAVEKFDYRKGFKFSTYATWWIRQAITRAIADQARTIRIPVHMVETINKLVRIQRQLVQELGREPLPEEISEKMGISPEKVREILKISQEPVSLESPVGEEDDSHLGDFIPDADALSPSEFASNEMLKKELDDVLETLTDREERVLRLRFGLEDGRTRTLEEVGKEFGVTRERIRQIEAKALRKLRHPSRSRRLKDFMEE